The following proteins are co-located in the Candidatus Woesearchaeota archaeon genome:
- a CDS encoding winged helix DNA-binding protein, whose translation MKNKKIFNTFFREKPSMMLVNLYNAKGEMYASALAKSVDCTYSHVVKILQEMQKSGLVNFEKTGRLKLLALTKLGAEVAESIEKVRQIL comes from the coding sequence ATGAAAAACAAGAAAATCTTCAACACATTTTTTCGGGAGAAACCCTCAATGATGCTTGTCAACCTCTACAATGCCAAAGGCGAAATGTACGCTTCAGCGCTGGCAAAATCAGTGGACTGCACCTATTCACATGTTGTAAAAATCCTGCAGGAGATGCAGAAGTCCGGCCTTGTCAATTTTGAGAAAACAGGCAGGCTGAAACTTTTGGCCCTCACAAAGCTCGGCGCAGAAGTTGCAGAGTCAATTGAAAAGGTCAGGCAGATATTGTAA
- the rpsJ gene encoding 30S ribosomal protein S10 translates to MQKARIKLASIDITKINQTCQYIKEIADKTGVEIRGPIPLPTKRLKLTTRKGPAGNGTATWDRFEMRVHKRLIDLGIDERALRLVMRVPIPEGLNIEIEMVDV, encoded by the coding sequence ATGCAAAAAGCAAGGATCAAGTTGGCAAGCATTGATATTACAAAGATAAACCAAACTTGCCAATACATAAAAGAGATTGCTGACAAGACAGGGGTTGAAATCCGCGGTCCGATTCCTTTGCCCACAAAAAGGCTTAAGCTTACCACAAGGAAAGGCCCGGCAGGGAACGGCACAGCCACATGGGACAGGTTTGAGATGCGCGTCCACAAGAGGCTCATTGACCTTGGCATTGATGAAAGGGCCCTGAGATTGGTCATGAGGGTTCCGATTCCTGAAGGGCTTAACATTGAGATTGAGATGGTTGATGTTTGA
- a CDS encoding ATP-dependent DNA helicase gives MNEKDDNEGFLFPFGNVRNEQDKLIVAIRHALKERKHLIIHAPTGLGKTVASLGPALKFAIENKKTVFFLTSRHTQHVIAIDTLKAIKEKFGTEFSATDIIGKKHMCIFPGMDRTTSGEFIDYCRQLREEDKCDYYTNFRKNNKVSVKARTVADELKRAINHTEKIIEVSAQEKLCPYEMAAFLGSEAKVIIGDYYYLFSPAVRDSFFRRIEKKMEDAIVIVDEAHNLPARLRSLMSIHISSFIMKRAIQEARKFKHEAVLSHLVGLQNVLNALSGDLKDEMAVTRESLMEPARKIADYDMMVEDMEMAAESIRNKQRFSFVGSVARFLDAWRGEDEGYVRVLSVGNFAGEPYVRLAYNCLDPSIVTKDAIESCHSIICMSGTLTPSTMYADLLGFDSRTMSMEFGSPFPQDNVLRMVVPDTTTKYTKRTPQQFEKIGKICADIANAVPGNSAFFFPSYSLRDTVAKIFTRHCTKKIFYEDSRMDKGQRQGLLEKFKKESVSKEGAVLLGTATGSFGEGIDLPGDFLKAVVVVGLPLNPPDVETKALIDYYNKKYGKGFDYAYTFPAITKCMQSAGRCIRSETDRGIIVFLDERFAFPHYARCFPPDYNLRVTSRYIEEINNFFNIKT, from the coding sequence ATGAATGAAAAGGATGATAATGAAGGGTTCCTTTTTCCCTTTGGGAATGTCCGCAACGAGCAGGACAAGCTTATTGTGGCCATCCGGCATGCGCTGAAGGAAAGGAAGCACCTGATAATACACGCGCCCACAGGATTGGGGAAAACCGTCGCCAGCCTCGGCCCTGCATTGAAATTTGCCATTGAAAACAAAAAAACTGTTTTCTTCCTCACATCAAGGCATACGCAGCATGTCATAGCAATTGACACGCTAAAGGCCATCAAGGAAAAGTTTGGGACGGAATTTTCAGCAACTGACATAATCGGAAAAAAGCACATGTGCATTTTCCCGGGCATGGATCGCACAACTTCCGGCGAATTTATTGACTACTGCCGCCAGCTGAGGGAGGAAGACAAGTGTGACTACTACACCAACTTCAGAAAAAACAACAAGGTAAGCGTCAAGGCAAGGACTGTTGCCGACGAGCTTAAGCGGGCAATAAACCACACTGAAAAAATAATTGAGGTTTCGGCGCAGGAAAAATTATGCCCGTATGAGATGGCAGCATTTCTTGGCAGCGAGGCCAAAGTCATCATAGGGGATTATTACTATCTTTTCAGCCCGGCAGTGAGGGATTCATTCTTCAGGCGCATTGAAAAAAAGATGGAGGATGCAATTGTCATTGTGGACGAGGCGCATAACCTGCCGGCGCGGCTGAGAAGCCTCATGAGCATACATATTTCGAGCTTTATCATGAAAAGGGCCATACAGGAAGCCAGGAAATTCAAGCATGAGGCAGTGCTGTCGCACCTTGTTGGCCTGCAAAATGTGCTCAACGCATTGTCAGGGGACCTCAAGGATGAGATGGCTGTTACAAGGGAATCGCTGATGGAGCCCGCAAGAAAGATTGCCGACTATGATATGATGGTTGAGGACATGGAGATGGCAGCTGAAAGCATCAGGAACAAGCAAAGATTCAGCTTTGTTGGAAGCGTTGCGAGATTCCTGGATGCATGGCGGGGCGAGGATGAAGGCTATGTCAGGGTATTGTCAGTTGGGAACTTTGCAGGGGAGCCTTATGTCAGGCTTGCCTACAACTGCCTTGACCCCAGCATCGTCACAAAGGATGCGATTGAAAGCTGCCATTCGATAATCTGCATGTCCGGAACGCTGACCCCCTCGACAATGTATGCTGACCTTCTGGGCTTTGACTCAAGGACCATGAGCATGGAATTCGGCAGCCCGTTTCCGCAGGACAATGTGCTGAGGATGGTCGTGCCTGACACCACAACAAAATACACCAAGCGAACCCCGCAGCAATTTGAGAAAATTGGAAAAATCTGTGCAGATATTGCCAATGCGGTTCCGGGGAATTCAGCATTTTTCTTCCCGAGCTACAGCCTGCGGGACACTGTCGCCAAAATTTTTACCAGGCATTGCACCAAAAAAATATTTTATGAGGACAGCAGGATGGACAAGGGGCAAAGGCAGGGCCTGCTGGAAAAATTCAAGAAGGAAAGCGTGAGCAAAGAGGGGGCGGTTTTGCTCGGCACTGCGACAGGCTCGTTTGGCGAGGGAATAGACCTGCCAGGCGATTTCCTCAAGGCAGTGGTGGTGGTAGGCCTCCCGCTCAATCCGCCTGATGTCGAGACAAAGGCGTTGATTGACTATTACAACAAGAAATATGGGAAAGGGTTTGATTATGCATACACTTTCCCGGCCATAACAAAATGCATGCAAAGCGCAGGGAGGTGCATAAGGAGCGAGACTGACAGGGGGATAATAGTCTTCCTGGATGAAAGGTTTGCCTTTCCGCACTATGCCAGGTGCTTCCCGCCCGACTATAATTTGAGGGTCACCAGCAGGTATATTGAGGAAATAAACAACTTCTTTAACATAAAAACATAA
- a CDS encoding DUF2283 domain-containing protein, with protein MKIRYDADAMYITLRDDKIDHTKEIDENTIADFNKEGQVIGVELLFVRERNPDVLKEFQVQNLMPA; from the coding sequence ATGAAAATAAGATATGATGCGGATGCTATGTACATAACACTGAGGGATGATAAAATAGACCACACTAAAGAGATAGATGAAAATACAATAGCTGATTTTAATAAAGAGGGCCAAGTCATAGGTGTAGAATTGCTTTTTGTCAGGGAAAGAAATCCAGATGTTTTGAAGGAGTTTCAAGTTCAAAACCTTATGCCGGCTTAG
- a CDS encoding HAD family hydrolase: MDFYADIYNKMYATKKINAVFFDLDGTLVSLNNFYFRIETENYRKIWNIRLSRKVWNAGHGLPEKPFVENILKHYGISKKEADRKLPALWADRARRMKKAIAVIRVRPLPGTGEILRQLWRRKIPMVMITGNTKNTGSQVLNASGLKKYFAMDCYADKASSRAVFLRKSIRLLEKRIGKRLDRKKILVVGDTVHDILSGKRNGCRTMAVATGITPFSELKKHRPTYCLPNLKNTSQFLSLL, translated from the coding sequence ATGGATTTTTATGCAGATATATACAATAAGATGTATGCAACAAAAAAGATAAACGCAGTTTTCTTTGACCTTGACGGGACATTGGTGAGCCTTAATAATTTTTATTTCAGGATTGAGACTGAGAATTACCGCAAAATCTGGAACATAAGGCTGTCGAGGAAAGTCTGGAACGCCGGGCACGGCCTGCCGGAGAAGCCATTTGTCGAGAATATCCTAAAGCATTATGGCATCAGCAAGAAAGAAGCAGACAGGAAATTGCCCGCGCTATGGGCTGACCGGGCCAGGAGGATGAAAAAGGCAATTGCCGTGATAAGGGTAAGGCCATTGCCAGGGACAGGGGAGATTCTCCGACAGTTATGGAGAAGGAAAATCCCCATGGTCATGATAACGGGCAATACAAAAAATACAGGGAGCCAGGTTTTGAATGCTTCGGGCCTGAAAAAATATTTTGCCATGGACTGTTATGCCGACAAAGCCAGCAGCCGTGCAGTTTTTCTCAGAAAATCAATCAGGCTCTTGGAAAAAAGGATTGGGAAAAGGCTGGACAGGAAAAAAATCCTGGTCGTCGGGGACACAGTGCATGATATACTGAGCGGAAAAAGGAATGGTTGCCGGACAATGGCTGTAGCGACTGGCATAACCCCATTTTCTGAGCTCAAAAAGCACAGGCCCACTTACTGCCTGCCTAACCTTAAAAACACAAGCCAGTTCCTGTCATTGCTATGA